One genomic region from Apodemus sylvaticus chromosome 1, mApoSyl1.1, whole genome shotgun sequence encodes:
- the B3gnt6 gene encoding acetylgalactosaminyl-O-glycosyl-glycoprotein beta-1,3-N-acetylglucosaminyltransferase, which yields MALPSGRRFKSPKTLAFFLVGVTFVVLNQWFLQEHTQEKAKGPTVATPRSSAAAVQHSPLLQVPPCVANASVNLLAGFQQLPARIQDFLRYRHCRRFPQLWDEPHKCAGPHGVFLLLAVKSSPAHYERRELIRRTWGQERSYSGRQVRRLFLVGTSPPDEAAREPQLTDLLSLEAREHGDVLQWDFSDTFLNLTLKHLHLLDWTAEHCPGVSFLLSCDDDVFVNTANVLHFLEIQSPEKHLFAGQLMVGSVPIRESWSKYFVPQQLFPGEAYPAYCSGGGFLLSRRTARDLRSAAQHVPLFPIDDAYMGMCLQKAGLAPSSHEGIRPFGVQLPGVQRSSFDPCLYRELLLVHRFAPYEMLLMWKALHNPALHCSHRHNAASPTARGQLNPEAH from the coding sequence ATGGCTTTGCCCAGTGGCCGCAGGTTCAAGAGTCCCAAGACACTGGCTTTCTTTCTAGTGGGTGTGACTTTCGTGGTACTGAACCAGTGGTTCCTCCAGGAGCACACGCAGGAGAAAGCCAAGGGTCCCACGGTGGCCACTCCCCGGTCTTCCGCAGCTGCGGTGCAGCATTCTCCGCTCCTCCAGGTGCCCCCCTGCGTGGCCAACGCCTCAGTGAACCTCCTGGCTGGTTTCCAGCAGCTGCCTGCTAGGATCCAAGACTTCCTGCGCTACCGCCACTGCCGCCGCTTTCCGCAACTGTGGGACGAGCCGCACAAGTGCGCGGGCCCCCATGGCGTCTTCCTGCTGCTGGCGGTGAAGTCGTCGCCTGCGCACTACGAGCGGCGCGAGCTGATCCGGCGCACGTGGGGCCAGGAGCGCAGCTACAGCGGCCGGCAGGTGCGTCGCCTCTTCCTGGTGGGGACCTCCCCTCCCGACGAGGCGGCTCGCGAGCCTCAGCTGACCGATCTGCTGAGCCTGGAGGCGCGCGAGCACGGCGACGTGCTGCAGTGGGACTTCAGTGACACCTTCCTGAACCTCACACTCAAGCACCTGCACCTGCTCGATTGGACAGCGGAGCACTGCCCAGGCGTGAGCTTCCTGCTCAGCTGCGACGACGACGTCTTCGTGAACACCGCCAACGtgctgcacttcctggagatacAGTCGCCAGAGAAGCACCTCTTCGCCGGGCAGCTTATGGTTGGTTCTGTGCCCATCCGCGAAAGCTGGAGCAAGTACTTTGTGCCCCAACAGCTCTTCCCCGGAGAAGCCTACCCTGCGTACTGCAGCGGCGGCGGCTTCCTTCTGTCTCGCCGCACAGCCCGCGACCTACGCAGCGCGGCCCAGCACGTCCCGCTCTTCCCCATCGACGACGCCTACATGGGCATGTGTCTGCAGAAGGCCGGCCTGGCGCCCAGCAGCCACGAGGGCATCCGGCCCTTCGGCGTGCAGCTGCCCGGGGTGCAGCGCTCATCCTTTGATCCCTGCCTGTACCGCGAGCTGCTGCTGGTGCACCGCTTTGCGCCGTATGAGATGCTGCTCATGTGGAAGGCGCTGCACAACCCGGCGCTGCACTGTAGCCACAGACACAATGCAGCGTCCCCCACCGCCAGAGGACAGCTGAACCCCGAGGCACACTGA